One segment of Fibrobacter sp. UWB10 DNA contains the following:
- a CDS encoding bifunctional (p)ppGpp synthetase/guanosine-3',5'-bis(diphosphate) 3'-pyrophosphohydrolase: protein MLLKKNPKLDREILEKAVAFIAEAHEGQYRKSGMPYTEHPYEVAKILADLKQDQSTVLAGLLHDVVEDTDHSLEEIAEKFGDDTAFMVDAVTKITAAQESSKTAQKAETYRKLIVAMAKDPRVIMIKIADRIHNMRTMRYMKPEKRQAIAQETLDIYIPLTHRFGLYKLKNELEDLSFKYVNPDEYQKLVDLLIENKESREKYIQSVIGPLQIKMALEDFDCTIQGRTKNIYSIYNKMISRGCQFEDIFDIFAIRIIVETIPECYLALGYVHNLWTPLQSRFKDYIATPKPNLYQSIHTTVIGPENKMVEVQIRTKDMDLTAEKGFAAHWAYKLETQHEGEELAWLNHMVKLQSEISDSKEYLDFLKVDLKPAGMTVFTPKGTSIELPQGSIVLDFAFAVHTELGLHCIGAKINDEVVNLDTVVEHGATIQVLKSPNQEPSPEWLEMVKTVKAKQELRRWMKNSIMKQALDLGKEIWVRELRLQKIEKDKRPSEESICKYFGTPTIDDFYERIGQGELPLADIQRFLNGGETTQKESTALRFFPMFNKDVKAERKDEMPLQIGQETSLVVHFAKCCSPIPGDPVVGVLRPKIGIEVHNTDCPQLKNLPMEQRIAVEWSEDIKHSFETHLTIDTENRKNITFDVLQELKRANVFLDRITAASQHYSGRIRLVFKAFRKEQVDTIINAIKSISGVKQVVKS, encoded by the coding sequence GGTTGCAAAGATCCTTGCAGACCTAAAGCAAGACCAGTCGACGGTCTTGGCCGGGTTGTTGCACGATGTGGTCGAAGATACCGACCACTCACTCGAAGAAATTGCCGAAAAATTTGGCGATGACACCGCCTTCATGGTAGATGCCGTCACCAAGATTACAGCCGCTCAAGAATCGAGCAAGACCGCCCAAAAAGCGGAAACGTACCGAAAGTTAATTGTCGCCATGGCGAAAGACCCTCGGGTCATCATGATCAAAATCGCAGACCGCATTCACAACATGCGTACCATGCGATACATGAAGCCCGAAAAGCGCCAGGCAATCGCACAAGAAACACTCGACATTTACATTCCGCTCACGCACAGGTTCGGTCTTTACAAGCTCAAGAACGAACTCGAAGATTTAAGTTTCAAGTACGTAAATCCCGACGAATACCAGAAGCTGGTGGACCTGCTCATCGAGAACAAAGAATCCCGCGAAAAGTATATCCAGTCGGTGATTGGCCCTCTGCAAATCAAGATGGCACTCGAAGATTTCGACTGCACCATCCAGGGGCGCACCAAGAACATTTACAGCATCTACAACAAGATGATTAGCCGTGGCTGCCAGTTCGAAGACATCTTCGACATTTTCGCCATCCGCATCATTGTAGAAACCATTCCCGAATGCTACCTGGCTTTGGGCTACGTCCACAACCTGTGGACGCCCCTGCAGAGTCGCTTTAAAGACTACATCGCGACCCCGAAGCCGAACCTTTACCAGAGCATTCACACCACCGTGATTGGTCCTGAAAACAAGATGGTCGAAGTCCAGATTCGAACCAAGGATATGGACCTGACCGCCGAAAAGGGATTCGCCGCCCACTGGGCCTACAAGCTTGAAACCCAGCACGAAGGCGAAGAACTGGCCTGGCTGAACCACATGGTGAAGTTGCAGTCCGAAATTTCGGACTCCAAGGAATACCTCGACTTCTTGAAGGTGGACCTGAAACCCGCCGGCATGACCGTGTTTACCCCCAAGGGCACTTCGATTGAACTGCCGCAGGGGTCCATTGTTTTGGACTTTGCGTTTGCCGTTCATACCGAACTTGGCCTGCACTGCATTGGCGCGAAGATTAACGACGAAGTGGTGAACCTTGATACGGTTGTGGAACACGGAGCCACCATTCAGGTGCTCAAGAGCCCGAACCAGGAACCCAGCCCCGAATGGCTTGAAATGGTCAAGACCGTGAAGGCCAAACAGGAACTGCGCCGCTGGATGAAAAACAGCATCATGAAGCAGGCCCTGGACCTGGGTAAAGAAATTTGGGTCCGCGAACTTAGACTGCAAAAAATCGAAAAGGACAAGCGTCCTTCCGAAGAAAGCATTTGCAAGTACTTTGGCACACCGACCATCGACGACTTTTACGAACGCATTGGCCAGGGCGAACTTCCGCTCGCAGATATCCAGCGCTTTTTGAACGGTGGCGAAACCACGCAAAAGGAATCGACCGCACTCCGGTTCTTCCCGATGTTCAACAAAGACGTGAAGGCCGAACGCAAAGACGAAATGCCTCTGCAAATCGGGCAAGAAACCAGTTTGGTGGTTCACTTTGCCAAGTGCTGTAGCCCGATTCCCGGCGATCCGGTGGTGGGAGTCTTGCGTCCGAAAATCGGTATCGAAGTCCACAATACGGACTGTCCGCAGCTCAAGAACCTGCCGATGGAACAGCGCATTGCAGTGGAATGGAGCGAAGACATTAAGCATTCGTTCGAGACGCACCTCACGATTGACACCGAGAACCGCAAGAACATTACGTTCGACGTGTTGCAGGAACTCAAGCGCGCCAATGTTTTCCTTGACCGCATTACGGCAGCAAGCCAACATTACTCGGGCAGAATCCGGCTGGTGTTCAAGGCTTTCCGCAAGGAACAAGTCGATACAATCATTAACGCTATCAAGAGTATTTCTGGCGTAAAACAGGTGGTAAAATCATGA
- the ndhC gene encoding NADH-quinone oxidoreductase subunit A, which yields MSEYIILSIFLFLGAFIAAAATVTGLLLGYRTKNTKNKMAPYECGMETIGNARIQFKVGYYLFALLFLVFDIEALFLFPVMANFKEIMAGNTPLPPQVVVIDLVIFMAILVSGLAYAWKKGILKWE from the coding sequence ATGTCAGAGTACATCATCCTTTCAATCTTCCTTTTCCTGGGCGCGTTTATCGCGGCAGCAGCTACCGTTACGGGGTTACTGCTCGGTTACCGCACCAAGAATACCAAGAACAAGATGGCGCCATACGAATGCGGTATGGAAACCATCGGAAATGCGCGAATCCAGTTCAAGGTAGGTTACTACCTGTTTGCGCTTCTGTTCCTGGTGTTTGACATCGAAGCCCTTTTCCTGTTCCCCGTCATGGCGAACTTCAAGGAAATTATGGCTGGCAACACTCCGCTGCCCCCTCAAGTCGTTGTCATTGACCTTGTGATTTTCATGGCAATCCTCGTTTCGGGCCTTGCCTACGCATGGAAGAAAGGAATCCTTAAGTGGGAATAA
- the nuoB gene encoding NADH-quinone oxidoreductase subunit NuoB gives MGIINLAPKILDPIPGGKYVVNAIDYVVNWARANSIWPLTYGTSCCAIEMMSSSMARYDIARFGSEVFRASPRQADLFIIAGTITRRMAPALQMLWEQMPGPKYVLAMGACTISGGPFIYDNYAVVRGAQNLIPVDVFVPGCPPRPEALFHGLLTLREKILKETCREPWHEGDVRNVSTMDRYREAAKAWAALERIKDEEMAEARAKFKEENPDYKSSFKPVRVKKEDFPEVERVACKRFGLSQLDIYKKLKAKFPNITVHTHSEDPIEDVVAAMPADRPLEVMIDVEDYLPAVEYVKNDPEFKMNYLIDVTAIDYDDHFDMVTQLRSLEKGHKVFFCVQIKKNFNIPEEDRPTALLGSVPTISHLYPGAEVKEREVYDMFGINFEGHPDLRRIFLDKDFVGYPLRKDFTHPQMIKRPV, from the coding sequence ATGGGAATTATCAACCTAGCTCCTAAGATTTTAGATCCTATCCCGGGCGGCAAGTATGTCGTCAACGCGATAGACTACGTTGTAAACTGGGCCCGAGCAAACTCGATTTGGCCCCTCACCTACGGCACAAGTTGCTGCGCCATCGAAATGATGAGTAGCTCTATGGCCCGCTACGATATCGCCCGCTTTGGCTCCGAAGTGTTCCGCGCTTCGCCCCGCCAGGCGGACCTTTTCATTATCGCAGGAACCATTACCCGCCGTATGGCGCCCGCTCTCCAGATGCTCTGGGAACAAATGCCCGGCCCCAAGTACGTGCTTGCCATGGGCGCTTGCACCATCAGCGGTGGCCCGTTCATTTATGATAACTACGCTGTGGTGCGCGGGGCGCAGAACCTGATTCCGGTCGACGTATTCGTCCCTGGTTGCCCGCCTCGCCCCGAAGCCTTGTTCCACGGACTTTTGACTCTGCGCGAAAAGATTTTGAAGGAAACCTGCCGCGAACCTTGGCACGAAGGCGACGTGCGTAACGTGTCGACTATGGACCGCTACCGTGAAGCCGCCAAGGCATGGGCCGCCCTCGAACGCATCAAGGATGAGGAAATGGCCGAAGCCCGCGCCAAGTTCAAGGAAGAAAATCCGGATTACAAGAGCAGCTTCAAGCCCGTGCGCGTGAAAAAGGAAGACTTCCCCGAAGTGGAACGAGTCGCCTGCAAGCGCTTTGGTTTAAGCCAACTTGACATTTACAAGAAGCTCAAGGCGAAGTTCCCAAACATCACCGTGCACACGCACAGTGAAGACCCGATTGAAGACGTTGTGGCCGCCATGCCCGCCGACCGTCCGCTCGAAGTGATGATCGATGTGGAAGACTACTTGCCCGCTGTCGAATACGTGAAAAACGATCCCGAATTCAAAATGAATTACCTGATTGACGTTACGGCAATCGACTACGATGACCACTTTGACATGGTAACGCAGTTGCGCAGCCTCGAAAAGGGCCACAAGGTATTCTTCTGCGTGCAAATCAAGAAGAACTTCAACATTCCCGAAGAAGATCGCCCGACAGCGCTGCTCGGATCCGTTCCGACAATTAGCCACCTGTACCCGGGCGCCGAAGTCAAGGAACGCGAAGTTTATGACATGTTCGGCATCAACTTTGAAGGTCACCCCGACCTGCGCCGCATTTTCTTGGACAAGGACTTTGTAGGCTACCCCTTGCGTAAAGACTTTACCCACCCGCAAATGATCAAGAGGCCCGTATGA
- a CDS encoding NADH-quinone oxidoreductase subunit D, translating into MSMTRLPPGFKITRDTNTEEFFINMGPQHPSTHGALRLALRMDGENIVEIVPHFGYIHRGMEKQAESMSYLQYIAMSDRQDYLTAIQNNLGVVIALEKGMNIGVPEKGEYIRVMLSELGRIASHLVFFGCFGGDLGGQTCLLFGFKEREMIHDILEEVTGSRLTTNFFRPGGSRFDVPENFIDRVKAFLKHLEGAMKDYERFLSKNIIVLERSKGIGILSAEDAIAYGCSGPVLRASGVDFDVRKANPYSIYDQLQFDVPVTYTGDCYDRYTVRIAEIHESMRILYQCIEKFPKEGPWRSKEKPVRLPVGRYYSEIETAKGLYATYVVAATTGEKPYRIHTRGPSFPHIAALNKMAQGHKISDLVTIMATLDPVIPEIDR; encoded by the coding sequence ATGAGTATGACAAGACTCCCGCCGGGATTCAAGATTACCCGCGATACCAATACCGAAGAATTTTTCATTAACATGGGCCCGCAGCACCCGAGTACACACGGTGCATTGCGCCTCGCCCTGCGTATGGACGGCGAAAACATTGTGGAAATCGTGCCGCACTTTGGCTACATCCACCGCGGCATGGAAAAGCAGGCCGAATCCATGAGCTACCTGCAGTACATCGCCATGTCTGACCGTCAGGACTATTTGACCGCCATCCAGAACAACCTGGGTGTTGTCATCGCTCTTGAAAAGGGCATGAACATTGGCGTGCCCGAAAAAGGCGAATACATTCGCGTGATGCTTTCGGAACTCGGACGTATCGCTAGCCACCTGGTGTTCTTCGGCTGCTTCGGCGGCGATTTGGGCGGCCAGACCTGCTTGCTGTTCGGCTTCAAGGAACGCGAAATGATCCACGACATTCTGGAAGAAGTCACCGGATCGCGCCTGACCACCAACTTCTTTAGACCGGGTGGCAGCCGCTTTGATGTTCCCGAAAACTTTATCGACCGCGTGAAAGCATTCCTCAAGCACCTCGAAGGTGCGATGAAGGACTACGAAAGATTCCTTTCGAAGAACATCATCGTGCTTGAACGCAGCAAGGGCATCGGCATTCTTTCTGCCGAAGACGCCATCGCTTACGGATGTTCCGGCCCGGTACTTCGTGCCAGCGGCGTCGACTTCGATGTGCGCAAGGCGAACCCCTATAGCATTTACGACCAACTGCAGTTTGACGTGCCCGTGACCTACACCGGCGACTGCTACGACCGCTACACGGTGCGTATCGCTGAAATTCACGAATCTATGCGCATTCTGTACCAGTGCATTGAAAAGTTCCCGAAAGAAGGCCCCTGGCGCTCCAAGGAAAAGCCGGTGCGCCTTCCGGTCGGTCGCTACTATAGCGAGATTGAAACCGCAAAGGGTCTGTATGCCACTTACGTGGTGGCCGCCACAACCGGCGAAAAGCCTTACCGTATTCACACGCGTGGGCCGAGCTTCCCGCACATTGCCGCCCTCAACAAGATGGCGCAGGGCCACAAGATTTCGGACCTTGTGACCATTATGGCAACGCTTGACCCGGTGATTCCCGAAATTGACAGGTAA
- a CDS encoding complex I subunit 1 family protein: protein MFVPSITHPVGDFIREWVPKLSAYLPEQLQSQTLDSIAAFLINALLCIIAVCAVNIGSAPILIYMERKVCAHVQCRLGPMRLGWHGTLQTIADVIKMLFKEVYSPSGADKLMFYVAPLIVLIAPFIIAALIPFDHNLIVADIDMGIPMIIAVNGFGVLGILLGGWSSNNKYSLLGALRSGAQMISYEISFAMILLFVVMISGSTSLMDIAQAQDGTVLDWFIFKIPVLGFIAFILFFISSTAEMNRAPFDIAEAEQELTGGYHTEYNGTPFAMFYLAEYIALVTNSALAATCFLGGFHAPCIGVAAIDGVLQMVPGVVWLFAKIYFMIWCYMMVRWTFVRPRVDQLMDFEWKFLLPVNLVLLAAGAVWMIFVG from the coding sequence ATGTTTGTACCTTCTATTACACATCCTGTAGGCGACTTTATTCGCGAATGGGTTCCGAAGCTTTCGGCTTACTTGCCCGAACAGCTGCAGTCCCAGACGCTCGATAGTATTGCCGCCTTCTTGATTAACGCGCTCCTCTGCATTATCGCAGTCTGCGCTGTGAATATCGGTTCTGCCCCGATTCTGATTTACATGGAACGCAAGGTTTGCGCCCACGTGCAATGCCGCTTGGGCCCCATGCGTCTCGGTTGGCATGGTACTCTGCAGACCATCGCCGATGTGATCAAGATGCTCTTCAAGGAAGTCTATTCCCCGAGCGGCGCCGACAAGCTGATGTTCTATGTAGCACCGCTGATTGTGCTGATTGCCCCGTTCATTATCGCAGCCCTGATTCCGTTCGACCACAACCTGATTGTCGCCGACATCGATATGGGCATTCCGATGATTATCGCGGTAAACGGCTTTGGCGTGCTGGGAATTTTGCTTGGCGGCTGGAGCAGCAACAACAAGTATTCCTTGCTCGGTGCTCTCCGTAGCGGCGCCCAGATGATCAGCTACGAAATCTCTTTTGCGATGATTCTTTTGTTCGTCGTAATGATTTCGGGTTCTACAAGCCTGATGGACATTGCCCAGGCTCAGGACGGCACGGTTCTTGACTGGTTTATCTTCAAGATTCCGGTGCTCGGCTTTATCGCCTTCATTCTCTTCTTTATTTCTAGTACCGCTGAAATGAACCGCGCTCCCTTCGACATTGCCGAAGCAGAACAGGAACTGACTGGTGGTTACCACACGGAATACAACGGCACCCCGTTTGCCATGTTCTACCTGGCCGAATATATCGCCTTGGTCACGAACTCGGCACTTGCCGCCACCTGTTTCTTGGGTGGATTCCATGCACCCTGCATTGGCGTTGCCGCTATCGATGGCGTTCTGCAGATGGTACCCGGAGTCGTGTGGCTCTTCGCGAAGATTTACTTTATGATTTGGTGCTACATGATGGTGCGCTGGACATTTGTCCGCCCGCGTGTGGACCAGCTCATGGACTTTGAATGGAAATTCCTTTTGCCGGTGAACTTGGTACTCCTTGCCGCCGGCGCCGTGTGGATGATTTTTGTAGGGTAA
- a CDS encoding 4Fe-4S binding protein — MQEKLSTRRYIKRYLKRCITGPWSLICGLSVSLKYFFDPRRIVTEQYPENRKTLKMHERYRGRLEMIEDADGNNHCTACGMCERACPNASINVLSTKNIAGKKVLGRYVYHFASCTQCGLCVEACPFGAIRMSQAFEVATTDPNTLEMILNKKEGQG, encoded by the coding sequence ATGCAAGAAAAACTTTCAACACGCCGATACATCAAGCGCTACCTGAAGCGCTGCATTACGGGCCCCTGGAGTCTGATTTGCGGTCTGTCCGTTTCGCTTAAGTATTTCTTTGACCCCAGACGCATCGTGACCGAGCAGTATCCTGAAAACAGGAAGACGCTCAAGATGCACGAACGTTACCGCGGCCGCCTCGAAATGATCGAAGACGCCGATGGCAATAACCATTGCACCGCTTGCGGCATGTGCGAACGCGCCTGCCCGAACGCCTCGATCAACGTACTTTCGACCAAGAATATCGCAGGCAAGAAAGTGCTCGGTCGTTACGTTTACCACTTTGCGAGTTGCACCCAGTGCGGGCTTTGCGTAGAAGCCTGCCCGTTTGGCGCTATTCGCATGAGCCAGGCGTTCGAAGTCGCCACCACCGACCCGAACACGCTCGAAATGATTCTCAACAAGAAGGAGGGCCAAGGCTAA
- a CDS encoding NADH-quinone oxidoreductase subunit J, which translates to MIQNLLAGLIPQNIAFPLGGMDLAFYAVAFIILVTAVCTVAVKNILQSAVFLIFSFVATAILYLLLHAEFTALAQVMVYVGGVVIFVVFTILLTSRLGEDAFSVKIPRIFAAFALSIIFVLVMVKCLLPIEGLSSGAVAAPEGYASLKAFAFRLLGYGEDGFVIPFEVVSILLLMTLICAITIARKGKEDEE; encoded by the coding sequence ATGATCCAGAATCTGTTGGCTGGGCTTATCCCACAGAATATCGCTTTCCCGCTCGGGGGTATGGACCTCGCGTTCTACGCGGTCGCCTTCATTATCCTTGTAACGGCTGTTTGTACGGTTGCAGTCAAGAACATTCTGCAGAGCGCCGTATTCCTGATTTTCAGCTTCGTCGCAACCGCGATTCTTTACCTGCTTTTGCATGCGGAATTTACCGCACTCGCCCAGGTGATGGTCTATGTGGGCGGCGTCGTGATTTTCGTGGTGTTCACGATTCTCTTGACAAGCCGCCTCGGCGAAGATGCCTTCTCGGTCAAAATTCCGAGAATCTTTGCTGCATTCGCACTATCGATTATCTTTGTACTCGTGATGGTCAAGTGCCTGTTGCCCATCGAAGGACTTTCGAGCGGAGCAGTCGCTGCCCCCGAAGGCTACGCCTCGCTCAAGGCTTTCGCCTTTAGATTGCTCGGCTACGGCGAAGACGGATTCGTGATTCCGTTCGAAGTCGTGAGTATCCTTCTCTTGATGACTCTGATTTGCGCCATCACGATTGCCCGCAAAGGCAAGGAGGACGAAGAATGA
- the nuoK gene encoding NADH-quinone oxidoreductase subunit NuoK, protein MTLMNCLILAFLLFGIGVWGLMRRRHLIGMLISIELMLNAANINFISFAYFSAKDSTAGALFSIFVIAVTACEMAIALAIIVSMYRRYKSLDVEQLRDLHD, encoded by the coding sequence ATGACTTTAATGAATTGCCTTATTCTTGCATTCTTGCTGTTTGGCATTGGCGTTTGGGGCTTAATGCGCCGCCGTCACTTGATTGGCATGCTGATTTCGATTGAACTCATGCTGAATGCAGCGAACATTAACTTTATTTCGTTTGCCTACTTTAGCGCAAAGGACTCGACCGCAGGCGCCTTGTTCAGCATCTTCGTGATTGCCGTGACCGCCTGCGAAATGGCAATTGCACTTGCCATTATCGTGTCGATGTACCGCCGCTATAAGAGCTTGGACGTAGAACAGTTGAGGGACCTCCATGATTAA
- the nuoL gene encoding NADH-quinone oxidoreductase subunit L yields MINDVSISYLIFLMPLLVFAINGLFLGRKSDKAAATFAVIGNGIAMCAALIVAVHYFSSTFAPQKAVLFNFPFLKFAEHFAANIGLLIDPLSVMMLVVVTVISFLVNIYSIGYMKGDRSAGRFFSILSLFSFSMLGLVAATNLFQMFIFWELVGVSSYLLIGFWYHKPSAVSASKQAFILTRFADSFFLLGIVIVSYVVQSFDFFALNGLTLSSFTNQTIDLGLTVVSKADALILGSILIFTGGWGKSAMFPMHIWLPNAMEGPTPVSSIIHSATMVVAGVYLVARLFPFFAVCGNSLTLIMWVGAFTMIFAAVIACTQKDIKRILAYSTLSQLGYMMFALGACKIGDAVITTGWTASTFHIFTHAFFKCALFLIAGSLIHQVHTNDLDAMGGLRKKMPLTYWSSLICVLAIAGIPPFSGFFSKDEIILAAFQGHHYVVFGLAILTSGLTTFYMFRLFFLAFHGTPRCKSVAEGHVHEDFFMTLPIVILAVPALLSGLLGKGLFEQYFVPGRLRVPQLVMLPHAEWIPYVAVAVAAVALLIAWFFYASPKAKIERALDESNRSSIYKVVYHKFYFDEMYYAVVRQFVIGGIARVARFIQDYIIEGILAFCVWFIHKLGDLVRYAQGGNLSFYLGTLIVGVILWRFLGQLPL; encoded by the coding sequence ATGATTAACGACGTTTCCATCAGCTATTTAATCTTCTTGATGCCGCTTTTGGTATTTGCGATTAACGGACTTTTCCTAGGTCGCAAATCGGACAAGGCTGCCGCCACTTTTGCCGTTATCGGTAACGGTATTGCCATGTGCGCTGCCCTGATTGTGGCAGTCCACTACTTCAGTTCAACTTTTGCCCCGCAAAAAGCGGTCCTGTTCAATTTTCCGTTCCTTAAGTTTGCAGAACACTTTGCCGCAAACATCGGACTTTTGATTGACCCGCTTTCGGTCATGATGCTTGTGGTCGTCACGGTGATTTCGTTCCTCGTGAACATCTACAGCATTGGCTACATGAAGGGCGACCGCAGTGCCGGCCGATTCTTCTCGATTCTTTCGCTGTTCAGCTTTAGCATGCTCGGCCTCGTTGCCGCCACCAACCTTTTCCAGATGTTCATTTTCTGGGAACTCGTGGGTGTATCTAGCTACTTGCTGATTGGTTTCTGGTATCACAAGCCCTCGGCCGTGAGCGCATCTAAGCAGGCCTTCATTCTCACCCGCTTTGCCGACAGCTTCTTCTTGCTTGGCATTGTGATTGTGAGCTATGTGGTGCAGAGCTTCGACTTCTTTGCCCTTAACGGTCTGACACTCAGCTCTTTCACCAATCAAACGATAGACCTCGGCCTCACTGTCGTGAGCAAGGCAGACGCCCTCATTCTTGGCTCCATCTTGATTTTCACAGGTGGCTGGGGCAAGTCGGCCATGTTCCCGATGCATATCTGGCTTCCGAACGCCATGGAAGGTCCGACTCCGGTGTCTTCAATCATTCACAGCGCCACCATGGTGGTCGCAGGTGTTTACCTGGTTGCAAGACTCTTCCCGTTCTTCGCTGTCTGTGGCAATTCACTCACGCTGATTATGTGGGTGGGCGCCTTCACGATGATTTTTGCCGCGGTTATCGCCTGCACGCAGAAAGACATCAAGCGCATTCTCGCCTACTCGACGCTTTCGCAGCTCGGCTACATGATGTTTGCGCTTGGCGCTTGCAAAATCGGCGACGCCGTCATTACCACCGGCTGGACCGCTTCTACCTTCCACATCTTTACGCACGCCTTCTTCAAGTGTGCCCTGTTCTTGATTGCAGGTAGCTTGATTCACCAAGTGCATACGAATGATTTGGACGCCATGGGCGGACTTCGCAAGAAAATGCCGCTGACCTATTGGAGCAGCCTCATTTGCGTACTCGCTATCGCAGGCATTCCGCCGTTCTCCGGATTCTTCTCGAAGGACGAAATCATCTTGGCCGCCTTCCAGGGCCATCATTACGTGGTATTCGGTTTAGCTATTCTCACGAGCGGCCTTACCACCTTCTACATGTTCCGTCTGTTCTTCCTCGCCTTCCATGGCACTCCGCGCTGCAAATCTGTTGCCGAAGGCCATGTGCACGAAGACTTCTTCATGACGCTTCCGATTGTGATTCTTGCCGTACCCGCCCTGCTGAGCGGTCTCTTGGGCAAGGGTCTCTTCGAACAGTACTTTGTGCCGGGTAGGCTTCGCGTGCCGCAGCTCGTGATGCTCCCCCACGCCGAATGGATTCCGTATGTGGCCGTGGCGGTCGCTGCCGTCGCGCTGTTGATTGCCTGGTTCTTCTATGCAAGCCCGAAGGCAAAAATCGAACGCGCCCTCGACGAATCGAACCGCAGTTCGATTTACAAAGTCGTTTACCACAAGTTCTACTTCGACGAAATGTACTACGCCGTGGTTCGCCAGTTCGTGATTGGCGGTATCGCTCGCGTGGCACGCTTTATTCAAGACTACATTATCGAAGGCATCCTCGCATTCTGCGTCTGGTTTATCCACAAGTTGGGCGACCTCGTGCGTTACGCGCAGGGTGGCAATTTGAGTTTCTACCTGGGCACCCTGATTGTCGGCGTTATTCTGTGGCGTTTTTTGGGGCAGCTCCCGCTGTAA